The Geobacter sp. AOG2 genome includes a window with the following:
- a CDS encoding prephenate dehydrogenase/arogenate dehydrogenase family protein — MSIIIERLAVIGVGLIGGSFARALREAGTVGTIVGIDTDHDNLSKALSLGIVDEIATDAARGVQDVQAVFISVPVCSIPMVVREIAAFLPAGCIVSDGGSVKTAIVRECEALMPLGCSFVGGHPIAGTEHSGAAAAFATLFNGKRCILTPTPATDAGAYDTMARLWQSAGANVCSMEPGHHDRIFAEISHLPHVVAYALVHAVGTADVEGENVLSYTAGGFRDFTRIASSDPIMWRDIALMNREALLASIDGFSTSLAELRQRIDRSDPAALADFFTIAKQFRDGIL, encoded by the coding sequence ATGTCCATAATCATTGAACGTTTGGCTGTTATCGGTGTTGGTCTGATCGGCGGCTCTTTTGCGCGGGCCCTGCGTGAAGCCGGCACGGTCGGCACCATCGTTGGCATCGATACCGATCACGACAACCTGAGCAAGGCTCTTTCCTTGGGGATTGTGGACGAGATCGCAACCGACGCCGCTCGCGGCGTGCAGGATGTCCAGGCGGTATTTATATCGGTGCCGGTCTGCTCCATTCCGATGGTGGTTCGTGAGATTGCTGCCTTTCTCCCTGCCGGCTGCATTGTCAGCGATGGCGGCAGTGTCAAGACCGCCATTGTCCGGGAGTGCGAGGCGCTCATGCCGTTGGGATGCTCTTTTGTCGGCGGGCACCCTATTGCCGGAACCGAACACTCGGGCGCGGCGGCCGCCTTTGCCACCCTCTTCAACGGCAAACGCTGTATCCTGACGCCAACCCCGGCCACCGATGCAGGGGCCTACGATACGATGGCACGGCTTTGGCAATCCGCCGGTGCCAATGTCTGCTCCATGGAGCCGGGACACCACGACCGGATCTTTGCCGAAATATCCCACCTGCCACATGTCGTGGCGTACGCTTTGGTGCATGCCGTGGGAACGGCCGATGTGGAAGGGGAGAATGTGCTCTCCTACACTGCCGGCGGTTTCAGGGATTTTACCCGCATTGCCTCTTCCGACCCGATAATGTGGCGCGACATTGCCTTGATGAACAGGGAGGCTCTTCTGGCGAGCATCGACGGGTTTTCGACGAGTCTGGCGGAGTTGCGGCAACGTATCGACCGTAGCGATCCCGCGGCATTAGCCGACTTTTTTACCATTGCCAAACAGTTCCGCGATGGTATTCTCTGA